CCTGGGGAACTGTTTAACAATAAAAGTggagaaaagtaaaatattcacaactgctatgacattttaaatgacagtttttTCCCAGTTGGACaatgtaaactaaattaaagcCATTTCCACACaaagaaaagtttcattttaattggatggaagaaaagaaaaaagccctACTCACAGAGCATGACTAATGATCTAGTGGTATCTTGAGGAATCTTTTTCTCCTTGTTGCTCTAATTTTTCCCATGTCTTGAAAGTGAGACCAGGCCAAGACTGCAGCATAAAAAAATtgcagacaaaatgaaaacaattaacTGTATCAAAAACTTAAAGTGAATTTTAAACCAGCAATAGACAACTTTTCTGCTTTAGCTtttcattctgaagtaaatactgttTGCATTGTGTAATGGCCGCAGAAAAATGGCAACATAGAGAACTTGTTCCCTGTAAGCACTGCTTTCACCATGCCGTTCAGCCTGCTCactgattttttccccccaaaaaatgaagaTAGGATAATGATGCAATAGACACGTGTCAGCCATTGCatgaatgaaacaggaaatggcaTAGTTTTCCCTGGTTGCTATCCTCAGTTAATGCAGGAAAAAGAACCTCGTTGATGGAAGAGACAAACAGGGAGAGTGATCAAAACCAAGTGTAACAAGAGTAAATGGAAGGGGAAATCACATGACTGAGAGTGACAGTCTTGTGTCTGTTACCTCACTGATATGTGTTTCCTTTTACCATCATGTCTCAAGATGTCTCAAAACCAGCATCCTATCCACTAAATCTGCCTAATTTTACtttaatattattgtttaatCCCTCTTTTCTTAGCACTGAGAGCAGGGCTTCTGTTGCTTTGGATGGTAGCCAtagtagtagttttttttaatggtggtCCCATTGCTAATGCCGTCTTTGCGACAGCGGCGCCAACACATGGAGAGGCTTTGAAAAAGGCTAAAGTAAGCTATAAACAGGCGCAATCAACAAAGGAGTAATCCACCAGTTACTCTATTTAACAAATGTGGCCGCATGGAGCAGGCAACGTGAAGCCTTTCTTCCCATTTCTGTCCGTGCACTAGGAACAGACAGCAGATATACTGCAAAATGAGCTCTGTGTCACCGTATGAAAGACAGATGGAAGTTTGCCCAGAAAGcgttataaataaatgtatacagATTATTGAGCCAACTTCATCAAACCCGACATCGAATCAAAGCTCATTGAGCACAAAGTGTGCATTTCTAACACTGCTGTCGTCTCTTATCTGAACCTCTGTGGGGACACAGCAACcgagtgttttggtttttttttcacttaaataTTGTGCGActagtattaaaaaaaatcattatcatCCTACAATGACAGCACTATGCTTATGAAAGTCAGTAATTCACAGTCACGCAGAGGCGTTACATGGCACCACAAAGGAACACCGAGCTTTAgaaattttttattttcccaaatTCACAAACAAGAAAATTGCCTTTCCACACATGAAGGTAAGGCCAAGATATTAATAAGAGTTCCGGGCTGGTTGAATCCACAGCTGTTTTGGTCGTCTCATTAGCCCGTTCAATTTACAATTCCTCACATGTCGTGTGACTCACAATGAGAACAGACAGTCCAAGCATGAAATGTAGAACTGTTCCCTTTCAGACCTCATTTATGAACTCTTTCTAATagtttctgtcttcatttgCTCGCTTCTTGCTCAGGATAAGGACGTCTGAACGCAACTGCGCTCGTGCAGTGTGAATCACGTGTTTTCAGCCAAACAGACTGTATTCACGCCTAAATGTGTTAATAAGCCATCTCATTATTTAGTTATGGAATAAACACAGCAGTCTGGTTTCTACtgaaatagcaaaaaaaaaaaaaaaaaaaaaatgaaaaagcagctcTGTCAGTCCAATGGGCTTTCCATGCAGACAGGATTTACCATGTCGCATTTCTTATTCATTCACATTGGCCTTATTATTTCGCAACAGCCAGAGGCAACAACAGCAATTTGGAACTTAACAATTCCCCCCATATTGTCCAGGTCCATTTTTGACAAAGGTCAGCGTTGTCAGCAGTGCAGgttcaaatacaaataattacaCACTTTAGATATGAGGACTTCTGAGCAGGGCCGTGGCCAGGGTTTTATGTCATGATTCGATGACACAAAATCCTCACCCCCATGCCGGTGGAAAGGCAGGTGATGGATCGtggtccacagaacatttctggggcTTTCACACCAAAACATCGTCACAGCATTctcaaaaacaactgaaggagatggggacttgtttttaaatgtaacgagaaaaaaaacaatatgtgaaATGGCACCATACAGCTAATCCGGCATAACACAAGTCTCAGGCCCCGAGATtcaaaactgatctgaaaagatgttatttacacccttttttaaaaccaaaatcttAACGCAACTGCTAAGCTAAAATTGTTAGAgcccatctgaagtgggtgcacgagcTTGACCATGCATtgaaggtgtaaataacaacCATTTTCAATCAATTTTGGATTTTGGGGCTTTGGGAGACTTGTATTACACTGATTGAGCTGTATCCGGCAATtaaagtctctttttttcttttcttttcctattgtttgaaaacaaatcctCATCTGCTTTAGTTGTTTCACAGAACTACACAATTCCAGCCGACTTTCCACTGGCATGCGGGCGCGTAGAAAACAACTGCTTCAGATCGCAAGTGAGTTTGTTTGCGATGGCAAATTAGGGTTAAATTTCTCCCtatttgtttgtctgaaagATTTTAGTGTCAGAACGGAATACATGTGGCTTGGTAAAAATGGATTACTTTGGTGTGAAAGAATCAGTTCGGAATCTAGTTCTTAAAGGGGCGGGCCAGTGGCGACAGATACAGGAAATGACTCTTTAGTGACTCATCTTGTTTGTGTACTGTCTTTATCCATCAGCTACCTAACTAGCGCTAACGTCACACACAGTTAGCAACTATCCTCCAGCTACATAGCCAGCTATTTCCCTCAGGAGCCGGTGGAGACCGCAACACAGCTAAAAGGAGAGTTGACAATAACAAACACCACTCctaatgaatgctaatgttgctgcacaactgctggatgtgttatTCACTCACACGTCCTCtatatcaaatgaaaaaaacacaggtcACTTGTGTtcgcttgtttctgctgcccccaagtgggcaaaaaatatattattacaggtttaattcaaacaacaaacacgtGGCCCCTATTTTCCCCATAATTAGTACAGATGGTTAAGTATTTCCTTTCATTGAGTATTATTGGTAGATAATGGACCTTTAAAGACAGAGCGGTACCATTTCCCACATAAAAATCCAGTGGAGAAAAAATGaatcatatatgtatttaatttgAAACGCACTCAGTTTCAAAAGAGTGAAACTCAGCCTGAAAAGTACCATGTGTACGTTTTGAACTGCAGCGTGTAAACTCCACCAGGTCGTTTAAATCCCGGAATTCCATAAGACGAGACAGAGGACTCAACCTCAGGGTCCCTTGGTGGTAGTGACGATGCTGCTTTTGACCAAATGAAAATAGAAGACCACATGAGTATGGTACAAATGCATATTACATGATCAGCAGCCTATGCCAAAAGCAGCAGGCAAAACACAtcatacatttctttaaaggtcattttgaaaaaaaaagaacttaaaGGAAAGCCTGTGCTGTGTGCAGCAAACTAAAATTACATTCAATTACAATGTGTAACAACAAGCATTGGCCTGACTAAGCTATGTCCTGGGAATCCCTGTTGTGGAAAATGACAGCATTGTTCTGCAGGTCACATACACAGTGCGGCTGTcggagacagaaagaaaaatgagtaCGATAATCGCTCAAACATGCCCCTGATAATGGTGTTTATTTTGACCGAGTGTGTAATAGAACAGTGACAGATATTTTAACGGGGGCTTACATTGATTCTTGCTTTCTCGGGATCCCTCTCCAGGAACGGATATGAAGGACCTGTAAAGCCACGGAGATGttatattcagtgtgtgtgaaatatttcataGACCTGTAGAGAAGGTAAGAGTTGGGATTCTGCACAGATTTAATGTTGAATATTATAAGAAAGGAGAAAGTTTCCTCACCGTGGCGTCTCCACAGCTGCCACGCCAGTATGGCCATGCCCACCAGGAGGATTAAGGAGGCGCACGGGAGCAAAGACACCATGATGtggctgaaacacagacacaaacacacagtggtcTGATCACAGGGGCCAGCTTCAGTAGCAGCGCCTGATCATGCTGCATCTGTTCTTCCATAGTAACATGACAGCCGAGATGATGACAGATTGATACTCCTGGGCAAGACTGATATGATCGTTATCTGCGCTTGACTGAGCTGAACTTGAGTGAACTCCCTCATGATGCCAGAGATGAGCCTCCATAATGGTTAATAGTGTGAAAGGCATCACCTCAAACATGGGGGTGTGGTAAAGGATCGGCACTTCGAAATTTTATGTGTAAATGTGGATTTAAATATGGTCGATGTGTCCCTGGAGGAGTCCTATCCATGGGCGTATGATGAGAACTGGATACAGCTTCAGAGGTGGAGCCCTGCTCATTCCTCTGAAAAGCTGCATGGTGGCGCTTGAAGCCTGTCACTACCTGATGAGGGTGGcatccttacacacacacacacacacacacagaacttcaGTAAAACAAGAAGTTTGTTAAGTCAGTTGATGATTACGATGATTTTTGCTGGTGATTATTTCTGACGGTGGGGCATGGGCGCCTGTTGTAGTGGCCTTCTCAGTTCTGTTCTATTCAAAGGGGCTTTATTGACATggacattaaaggtgcagtatgtaagaattggccggCCCGTTGAACTCATACTCCCAACAAAGGGCAGCAGCATACAACCAGggtaactgctaactgttgctaactgttGTTTGTCATAGCTCAGTTAGCTTCGCAAGCAAACTAGGCTACCGCaggggtgtttgtgttttacaagcacagaagctttggaccactgggagaaagaggtttttcaggcccagggctagctggttagcatgctaacttcacttATCGTCTCAGCAACGACATTaagtcaaaactgttatttcttcacagtctGCTGATATTTTTTCAAAGTCAACAAGgcatataattacattttttccagaacacattaatgaataaaatgcTATGCTGCATCAGGCAATTGCACATCATAAATGATCATTAGCACTGAAAATTCAGTTAGGTTAATGGTTATCATCAACTAACCTAACAAAGTTTCCAGTTTTACTGCAGTTTTGCAGGTGGCATGTCCTCGTGGTGTTGCCATACCGAGCTGTCCGAGATTGAACAGGTAGTGACGAAGccaaaaaaagtttgactttcTGGTCACAAGAGAGACCTTTCACACTGTGGGGCCCCTGGATTGTGCTCACTGGAAGCTTCTGCCAAGCTAACTTCCTCACTTGAACGGGGAGAAAATCGTTTAATCTTGCGGCTCGTCCAGACCTCCCAAATGTTGTAGGACTGGATGGAACAAATTGTGACAGTGAAACGAGACATttcacgggggggggggggagtgatgctgaaaaaaatgatctACCGTTTTACAGCCACTTCTATCAAAGCGAAAGCTTATGGGAGAAAGTCTTTTTGGGCTCCTGTGCAAAATGTGAGGTTGTAATTACATGGCTGAGTCACTGTGTAGTATTagcttcaaagcctggtgctcTCTTGCTGAGGGCTTGGTTTCATTTGAAAGCAGTCTCCGTAAGGTGCGAATGATGCAACTATCACTGTTAGCTTTTTCAGATCAGATTAACATTAAATACTTTGAAGGAAACGCTAAAAAGCACACTAATGACAAAGTGCCATACATTTACCTGTGACCGTTCCAGGACTGCTGGGTGATGGATTTGGCTGGATGCAGGCGTACAGCAGACTGACTCGGTGTAAGTGTCACAGACACTGCTGGTGAAGATAAAGATGttacacacagagctgtgaaatGATGTACTGCCATAAGCAAAAGAGTGTTTGCGACTCGTGATAATCGATACCTCGGAGACCTCGGAGTCCTGCCATCTGTCACAAACACATATCgatctttaaagctgcaattCTCATTTCATCGGCTGAAAAACTGACGTGGGGAAAAGGCCACAGAGTCGACAAAACTGTGCCTGTTTTTATAACCGCAAATGCCTGATGTTAATGGTCTTCAATACCATTCAGGAGCTCAACTCCCCACAATGCACTGATTGGTCTGCTCGGATCAACAGATTTCCAATTTTCCGGACTGAAGTCTCATCCAAAAACTTTcagtacaataaaaaaaaaaacaagtttggtcttgtgatggaaaaattccttttcattatgggttgatgaattttgaactattttgttgaatatgatttcttatgcaaatgtatgaacacctaacctctgccctatatgattgtaatagagtcacgaaccagccaaaactcatgcatcatgaagttttaactttatgtcttgtgtggatgagaagcctgtctgattgggatagctgtatgtacgtatgtgtgtagcttaatcactgctggcactgagagtgcttgtctcttcccctgaccttgttgatatctgtgtataaactgtgaacactcctttactctgggctcattcactcggctcatgaatttgactgtgtggtgagtccatctgcagatggttggattaaacttactgaaaagacagatctgactttactcttttattgacagaaatttccaccacagtctcattcccaggtcatcagATACAcgcaccctaaccctaaccctaagcctatgcacatacacatagaGGAGGTTGAATGCACAGATCATTGAAAAACGATATGCACTCAGAGCACGGATTGAGGCGGTCACGGAGCTTGCTGTGGCATGCACCACTACATCCTGGAAAATCACATCCGCCGGGACCGAATACCAAGTTTTTAGGGAGTCCCCCCTCTGCCACAGAGCCTGCCATGTTGCCCCACCAGGTTTCCACAGAGGCCCAGAATGGAGAGATTGTACACTGGCTCTAGAGTGTCAAAAATCCCAATAACAATAACCATATAATCATTCCACCATTGTCCATAATGCATTCTAAACATTAGTATAATGTATGTTAGTGTATGTTGAGGAGAAAAAGGTTTATTTGCTATTTTTGCAGTGActttttgcagctgtaataaagCATCATAAATACCACTGACTCTTTATAACTTTGATTATACAGAGCTATAGTTGcgttttaaaggggcactctgtagtttttggCGGAGAATTTCTAACTATTTTGATATTCTTTAATACATTCGCATATCTTCCCCACAACTACATAACGTAACACATTATAAGTATGTTTATAggttaaaatgtgtcttcatATGCAGTGTTACCAAATCTTGTTCATGCAGCTTGAGCGATACATTAATGAACGACTGGCTCGATGAACATGACTGTCTAGATCCCCACTGAATGCAAAGAGGGAAAACACCGTGATATCAGTTTTTAAGTAATCATACAGGGAACCTACTGGTCGTGGGTCGAGGCGTGACCACCACGCTCACGGCTATCCTCTGTTGTCCTGCGTAACACCAGTACCAGCCGctgtctctcagctgcagcttctttaAGGTTATCGTGAAAGTCCTAGTTCTGTCATCGCTGATGGCCACTGAAGTGTCTTCGTAGCTCCCTTCAGAACCCGTCAGCAGGCAGGAGCTCGAGTTTCCACTTCGACACCACTTCTTCTCGCTTTCTCTGTTGACAGGCAGTCACAGGGGAGTCAGTGAGGGCTGACTGTCCGTCAGAGTTTTAGCTCGAGTTGTAAATCTCGAAACAAACAACCATGTGTCTCGGGGCTGCCGCTCTATAAACGCTCGTTTCTATAAATGAGGGCTCAACGTGATCTGATGGTGAATGCAAACTGACACAAGTGTGATGGGGTGAATGGGAAACTCAAATACCTGTATCTCTCACTGTAGAGGCATTCCACTGTCACGCTACTCCCTTCTTCCCCGCTCACCTGACTGCTACCCACTGACAGACCTGCAGGAGAGGAATCATTTGTGGTGCGTGACAATGTTTGTCCTTCGACCGTCTATCAGTTGAAAATCAGTCCGTGACTCACCGTGGATGACCTtgatgtgagtgtgagtgacaACATCGGCTGACCACATTCCGCCTATCTCCACGCCGCACATGTACCACCCAGAGTCCACCTCCTTCAGGTTGTTCATGGTCACACTGAACAAAAGCTGGTCCTCGTGATCAGAGATGCTGACTTTGTCCTCAGCCGGACTGGCCGAACGGGGGCCGTCTGTCCGAGCCAGGCTGGTGCAGAACTCCCTCGTTTTCCCAAGACACCAGTATTTTACATGGCCGGCATACTGAGGCTCATAGTGACACGGGACTGTGAGGGATTGACCCTCCAGGACCACGTGCTCTCGGCCGGAGGTCGCCTCGCAGAGGACGGCTGATGGAGCGAAGAAGACTTAACGTTGAACACTGGCCTGAACTTTATACATGCTGCAGTCAGAACAGCACAGTCGCTCACAGTGGAAGCAATAAAGGGGACGAGGGGAGGGTGGCCTTGAGCAATACTTGTACCACATTTAGGTTTCAGTTTCCTTTGTGGCAAAACACTTCTCCTACTTCAACTTCCCTCTCCATATTTTCTAATTCCAAAATAGGATTATTCCTCTATAGTGGAGATTTGTGGGGACAAATATAACAGGCCTCTGGAGActtgacaaaataaacatcacGCATACTCTTGCCAAGGGGCAAACAAACCAGAAGCTTGGAAGAAtttgaaagcaaaacacaaaagcctCCCGCTGAAAGTGGTCCGCCTGTTTTCAACAGATGATTAATAcagaaaagtaataaaatagTAAAGAGAAGTGGATTGTAAATAACATCTCACACTGTAGTGCCGCTATTTAACAGGAGAATAAAGCGAGGGGGCTTCAGAGCAGACATTCATCAGCCAAAAGAACTCAATTTTTTCATCAATTATCCAACAGCCTCTGCAACacatatcaaataaataacCTCAGTGTTCACAGTAATTACCTGGGATCCATGGTAACAGGCCGAGGGCAAGTACGAAGAGCTTCGGCATGTTTCA
Above is a window of Acanthopagrus latus isolate v.2019 chromosome 21, fAcaLat1.1, whole genome shotgun sequence DNA encoding:
- the pigr gene encoding polymeric immunoglobulin receptor isoform X2; its protein translation is MPKLFVLALGLLPWIPAVLCEATSGREHVVLEGQSLTVPCHYEPQYAGHVKYWCLGKTREFCTSLARTDGPRSASPAEDKVSISDHEDQLLFSVTMNNLKEVDSGWYMCGVEIGGMWSADVVTHTHIKVIHGLSVGSSQVSGEEGSSVTVECLYSERYRESEKKWCRSGNSSSCLLTGSEGSYEDTSVAISDDRTRTFTITLKKLQLRDSGWYWCYAGQQRIAVSVVVTPRPTTMSVTLTPSQSAVRLHPAKSITQQSWNGHSHIMVSLLPCASLILLVGMAILAWQLWRRHGPSYPFLERDPEKARINPHCVCDLQNNAVIFHNRDSQDIA
- the pigr gene encoding polymeric immunoglobulin receptor isoform X1; translation: MPKLFVLALGLLPWIPAVLCEATSGREHVVLEGQSLTVPCHYEPQYAGHVKYWCLGKTREFCTSLARTDGPRSASPAEDKVSISDHEDQLLFSVTMNNLKEVDSGWYMCGVEIGGMWSADVVTHTHIKVIHGLSVGSSQVSGEEGSSVTVECLYSERYRESEKKWCRSGNSSSCLLTGSEGSYEDTSVAISDDRTRTFTITLKKLQLRDSGWYWCYAGQQRIAVSVVVTPRPTTTVSVTLTPSQSAVRLHPAKSITQQSWNGHSHIMVSLLPCASLILLVGMAILAWQLWRRHGPSYPFLERDPEKARINPHCVCDLQNNAVIFHNRDSQDIA